One Candidatus Flexicrinis proximus DNA window includes the following coding sequences:
- the tsaD gene encoding tRNA (adenosine(37)-N6)-threonylcarbamoyltransferase complex transferase subunit TsaD, which produces MVSILGIETSCDETAAAVVVNGRRIASSVVASQVDLHAQYGGVFPEVASRAHVEAIGAVVAQALIEAGMTADMLDAIAVTRGPGLVGSLLVGISYAKGLALMTGKPLLGINHLEGHVYSLWLTQPPKEVTFPAVVLIVSGGHTELLLMTDHAQYERLGGTLDDAAGEAFDKVGRVLGLPFPGGPNIQKAAEKGLPDSYKFPRAKRDASYDFSFSGLKTAVLRAVTVLASDKTNSPVSEKNILLKPGISVNDAAASFQEALVDSLVEKTVRAATEYGATEILMAGGVSANTRLRMEMSRVSKLPVRYPPLSLCTDNAAMIAAAGYYRFQAGQRDSLDFDVLPTWPLTRMSSLNPQS; this is translated from the coding sequence ATGGTCAGTATTCTCGGTATCGAAACCAGCTGTGATGAGACTGCGGCGGCCGTCGTCGTCAATGGACGCCGGATAGCGTCGAGCGTCGTCGCGTCGCAAGTCGATTTGCACGCTCAATATGGCGGGGTCTTCCCGGAGGTCGCCAGCAGGGCGCATGTCGAAGCGATCGGCGCGGTGGTGGCGCAGGCGCTGATTGAAGCAGGTATGACCGCGGATATGCTGGACGCCATTGCCGTGACAAGAGGTCCGGGGTTGGTCGGCTCGTTGCTGGTGGGAATCAGCTATGCCAAAGGGCTGGCACTGATGACGGGCAAGCCTCTGCTAGGCATCAACCATCTGGAAGGGCATGTTTATTCGCTGTGGCTGACACAACCGCCCAAAGAGGTCACGTTTCCGGCGGTCGTCCTGATTGTGAGCGGCGGCCACACCGAGCTGCTTCTGATGACCGACCACGCTCAGTATGAGCGGCTTGGCGGCACGCTGGACGATGCTGCCGGAGAGGCCTTTGATAAAGTCGGGCGAGTCCTTGGGCTTCCATTTCCCGGCGGTCCGAACATTCAGAAGGCCGCCGAAAAAGGCCTGCCTGATTCGTACAAGTTTCCCCGGGCGAAACGCGATGCCAGTTATGATTTTAGTTTTAGCGGCCTGAAAACCGCTGTCTTGCGAGCCGTGACAGTGCTGGCCTCAGACAAGACGAATTCCCCCGTGAGTGAGAAGAATATTCTGTTAAAACCGGGCATATCGGTCAACGATGCTGCCGCGAGTTTTCAGGAAGCGCTGGTCGACAGCCTGGTCGAAAAGACAGTTCGTGCCGCGACCGAATATGGCGCGACCGAAATCCTGATGGCCGGCGGCGTGAGCGCTAATACACGTCTGCGCATGGAGATGAGCCGGGTCTCGAAACTGCCGGTGCGCTATCCGCCATTGAGTTTGTGTACCGACAATGCCGCGATGATCGCGGCGGCAGGGTACTACCGGTTTCAGGCAGGCCAGCGCGATTCGCTTGATTTCGATGTCCTGCCAACGTGGCCGCTGACCCGAATGTCGAGCCTAAATCCACAATCTTAA
- a CDS encoding GNAT family N-acetyltransferase: MHPLAIRAIGTLTVEQITPLIIASETEGHNFVRRLWDEYASGENRFDSEGSVLFGVFDGEELVAIGGLHRDPYVDIAGVARIRHVYVAKGYRRSGVGRRLMAALIEHARGRFGLLTLRTMTEEGAAFYSSLGFRSDPLHESATHWLRLRLSL, from the coding sequence ATGCACCCATTGGCCATTCGCGCCATCGGAACACTGACGGTTGAGCAGATTACGCCGTTGATCATTGCCAGCGAGACAGAAGGGCATAATTTTGTGCGCCGCTTATGGGATGAGTATGCATCCGGCGAAAACCGCTTCGATTCCGAAGGGTCCGTCCTGTTCGGCGTATTCGATGGCGAGGAATTAGTCGCTATTGGAGGATTGCACCGCGATCCGTATGTCGATATCGCAGGCGTGGCACGCATTCGCCATGTATATGTGGCCAAAGGTTACCGCCGCTCCGGGGTGGGGCGCCGGCTAATGGCGGCGCTGATTGAACATGCGAGAGGCCGGTTCGGGCTGCTGACGCTGCGGACGATGACCGAGGAAGGCGCCGCTTTTTATTCGTCACTGGGCTTCCGGAGCGACCCTCTGCACGAATCGGCCACACATTGGCTACGGTTGCGACTATCGCTTTAA
- a CDS encoding biotin/lipoyl-binding protein, with product MSEVTYQTGQGTVKITLERKPDGAVTATIGDRTYELTATQDAEGEWTLEHGGRRIYAYTAHDGPRRFAQVMGGPAYALKVAEPSSRRKSGTGYGEGKLTAQMPGQVVEVLVEAGTAVMAGQPLIILEAMKMEIRVAAPSDGTVREVFVKKGDVVERDQQLLALE from the coding sequence ATGTCTGAAGTCACGTATCAAACCGGGCAAGGTACCGTCAAGATCACGCTGGAACGCAAGCCGGATGGCGCGGTGACCGCGACGATTGGCGACAGGACGTACGAGCTGACTGCGACGCAGGATGCAGAGGGCGAATGGACTTTGGAACACGGCGGCCGGCGCATTTACGCTTACACAGCACACGACGGACCGCGGCGGTTTGCACAGGTCATGGGCGGCCCAGCCTACGCGCTGAAAGTCGCTGAACCCTCCAGCCGTCGCAAGAGCGGTACGGGCTACGGCGAGGGTAAGCTCACTGCACAAATGCCGGGACAGGTCGTTGAGGTATTGGTGGAGGCGGGCACTGCGGTGATGGCCGGTCAGCCGTTGATCATCCTCGAAGCGATGAAAATGGAGATTCGCGTAGCTGCGCCGAGTGACGGCACAGTACGCGAAGTCTTCGTGAAGAAGGGCGATGTTGTGGAACGCGATCAGCAGCTGCTGGCGCTGGAATAG
- the uvrB gene encoding excinuclease ABC subunit UvrB: protein MAQQFQLVSDYQPTGDQPAAIEGLVQGVKDGHRHQTLLGATGTGKTYTVANLVQQLQRPTLVLAHNKTLAAQLYAEFKEFFPKNAVEYYVSYYDYYQPESYVPRYDLYIEKQTQINDHIERLRVAAKAALLSRSDVLIVASVSCIYGTGDPETWGKYILELRVGDSMRREAILRRLVQLQYSRNDMDLAPGSFRVRGDTLEIHPFYEDAAYRIQMFDDDIERILRFDPLTGELLADQPVVVVFPATQFVADQDKLRAGINQIEEELEQQVRFFKDQGKLVEAQRLEQRTRYDLEMLREVGFTGGIENYSRHLENRPPGSPPHTLVDYFPDDFLLVIDESHMTMPQIRGMYNGDQARKQVLVDYGFRLPSAMDNRPLQLQEFEARMGYTIYTTATPAVYEKTHSTNVVQQIIRPTGILDPLVEVRPVAGQIDDILQEVAARVKKGQRALITTFTQRMSEELAGYFNETGIKAHYLHAEVETLERVEILRDLRMGVYDVIVGINLLREGIDLPEVSLVCILDADKEGFLRSASALIQTIGRAARHIEGKVILYGNVMTDSMKAAISETERRRAIQDAHNKARGITPVSIVKQIRDLTDRVRIMAADESGQSLAMEKPDMGAMAKAELHKLAKELEREMKTASLNLEFEKAAALRDQLFELRGMLALKDSDDLILAGEHPEKRAAGETRRRGR, encoded by the coding sequence ATGGCCCAGCAGTTCCAACTCGTATCCGATTACCAGCCCACAGGCGATCAGCCAGCGGCTATCGAAGGCCTGGTTCAGGGCGTGAAAGACGGCCATCGCCATCAGACTCTCCTGGGCGCAACCGGCACCGGCAAAACCTATACCGTCGCCAATCTGGTCCAGCAGCTTCAGCGTCCGACACTGGTGTTGGCACATAACAAGACCCTTGCCGCGCAGCTCTACGCTGAATTCAAGGAGTTCTTCCCCAAAAACGCCGTCGAATACTATGTTAGCTACTACGACTACTATCAACCAGAGAGCTACGTTCCGCGCTACGACCTCTACATCGAGAAACAGACCCAGATCAATGATCACATCGAGCGCCTGCGCGTTGCTGCTAAAGCGGCGCTTCTCAGCCGGAGCGACGTGCTGATTGTCGCCTCCGTTTCCTGCATTTATGGCACCGGCGACCCTGAGACCTGGGGGAAATATATCCTGGAACTGCGCGTGGGCGACTCCATGCGCCGCGAGGCCATCCTGCGCCGCCTCGTCCAGCTACAGTATTCCCGAAACGACATGGATCTGGCGCCTGGCTCCTTCCGCGTACGTGGCGATACCCTCGAAATCCACCCGTTCTACGAGGACGCAGCCTACCGTATCCAGATGTTCGATGACGACATTGAGCGCATCCTGCGGTTTGACCCCCTGACAGGCGAACTGCTGGCGGATCAGCCGGTTGTAGTCGTGTTTCCCGCGACACAATTTGTTGCCGATCAGGATAAACTGCGTGCTGGCATCAATCAGATCGAAGAGGAACTCGAACAGCAGGTCAGGTTTTTCAAAGACCAGGGCAAGCTGGTTGAAGCACAACGCCTGGAGCAGCGCACCCGCTACGACCTCGAAATGCTGCGTGAAGTCGGGTTTACCGGCGGCATTGAGAACTACTCCCGCCATCTTGAGAACCGGCCACCGGGCAGTCCGCCTCACACCCTCGTTGACTATTTTCCCGACGATTTCCTGCTCGTCATCGACGAGTCGCACATGACCATGCCGCAGATTCGCGGCATGTACAACGGAGACCAGGCGCGCAAGCAAGTGCTGGTCGATTATGGTTTCCGTTTGCCAAGTGCCATGGACAACCGGCCGCTCCAGCTTCAGGAATTCGAGGCGCGCATGGGCTATACCATCTATACCACCGCGACTCCCGCCGTCTACGAAAAAACTCACAGCACCAACGTTGTCCAGCAAATCATCCGTCCGACGGGTATTCTCGATCCGCTTGTCGAGGTACGCCCCGTCGCGGGTCAGATCGACGATATTCTGCAGGAAGTCGCTGCCCGGGTGAAAAAAGGACAGCGCGCCTTGATTACCACCTTCACGCAGCGCATGTCCGAGGAACTTGCCGGCTACTTCAACGAAACCGGGATCAAAGCGCACTACCTGCACGCCGAGGTGGAAACGTTGGAACGCGTCGAGATCCTGCGCGACCTGCGGATGGGCGTCTATGATGTTATCGTGGGCATCAACCTGCTGCGCGAAGGGATTGACCTGCCGGAAGTATCGCTGGTTTGCATCCTGGATGCTGATAAAGAAGGCTTCCTGAGAAGCGCCTCAGCCCTGATCCAGACGATTGGACGCGCCGCCCGTCACATCGAAGGCAAGGTCATTCTCTACGGCAACGTCATGACCGACAGCATGAAGGCGGCGATCTCTGAGACCGAGCGCCGTCGCGCCATTCAGGACGCCCACAACAAAGCGCGGGGCATCACCCCGGTCAGTATCGTGAAGCAGATCCGCGATCTGACCGATCGGGTCAGGATCATGGCCGCCGATGAGAGTGGACAGTCCCTCGCCATGGAAAAGCCCGATATGGGCGCGATGGCCAAGGCTGAACTGCATAAGCTGGCGAAGGAGCTCGAACGCGAGATGAAGACCGCTTCACTGAATCTTGAGTTCGAAAAAGCGGCGGCTCTGCGCGACCAGTTGTTCGAGCTGCGCGGCATGCTGGCGCTCAAAGACTCGGACGATCTGATACTGGCAGGCGAACACCCGGAGAAGCGCGCAGCCGGAGAAACGCGCCGTCGCGGGCGTTAA
- a CDS encoding glycosyltransferase family 4 protein, with protein MKILVLSDRIPPENAGGAEKVAWSFALGLRDLGHDVHILSGTSGNPFGETRDGIPTTHIHARWPVRTHAYFTLYHPGVAKQVAKVYEQVRPDVIAAFNVHNALTYHSLTLAHRRRIPSLAYFQDVMSVAYGKLTHFVSPSPDTYTADAMRLPRFYNLRFARFRYNPFRNPRIRHVLKQHATTLVATSKALQTALTVNGIPVPRVIYPGIAEARWQAGPDDLQRLKSRLGLAGKPVIVFAGRLSIHKGSVQVLNALRRVREKIPEVRLLLLTRSTLEQQGVMKPEFADLQSNIVTGGWLEGAELAAAYRAADVITTPSVCLDSMSGINLEAMVCRKPVVTSYLGGSPEAVIDGVTGYVVNPFDSEAYADRLMRLLNDREHAQTLGEAGYQRYKAHFVLNDRAAELADHLAEAVAGRR; from the coding sequence ATGAAGATTCTCGTTCTTAGCGACCGCATTCCGCCGGAGAATGCCGGGGGCGCCGAGAAGGTGGCGTGGAGCTTTGCACTCGGTCTGCGCGATCTGGGGCATGACGTTCATATTCTGTCGGGAACTTCCGGAAACCCCTTCGGTGAGACGCGAGACGGCATTCCCACAACACACATCCATGCGCGCTGGCCCGTTCGGACGCATGCTTACTTTACGCTGTATCACCCCGGCGTCGCGAAGCAGGTGGCCAAGGTTTACGAACAGGTTCGACCGGATGTGATCGCTGCGTTCAACGTGCATAACGCGCTCACGTATCACAGCCTGACTCTGGCGCATCGTCGCAGAATCCCGTCCTTGGCCTATTTTCAGGATGTCATGTCGGTGGCGTACGGGAAGCTGACGCATTTCGTCAGCCCTTCGCCAGACACGTATACGGCCGACGCGATGCGGTTGCCCCGTTTCTACAACCTCAGATTTGCTCGATTTCGCTATAACCCGTTTCGCAACCCGCGCATCCGGCATGTCCTCAAACAGCATGCGACCACGCTGGTAGCTACCAGTAAGGCGCTACAGACCGCGCTTACGGTCAATGGGATCCCCGTCCCGCGTGTGATCTATCCGGGAATCGCTGAGGCGCGCTGGCAAGCCGGGCCGGATGATCTTCAGCGCCTGAAATCGCGCCTGGGTCTGGCCGGGAAGCCGGTGATCGTATTTGCCGGACGCCTGAGCATCCATAAGGGAAGCGTTCAGGTTCTGAACGCCTTACGACGGGTACGCGAGAAGATCCCTGAGGTTCGCCTTCTGCTCCTGACGCGCAGTACGCTGGAGCAGCAAGGGGTCATGAAACCCGAGTTTGCCGATCTGCAGTCCAATATCGTGACGGGTGGATGGCTGGAGGGTGCAGAGCTTGCGGCTGCCTATCGCGCCGCCGACGTGATAACTACGCCGTCAGTGTGTCTTGACTCGATGAGCGGGATCAACCTGGAAGCCATGGTTTGCCGGAAACCTGTGGTGACGAGCTACCTCGGCGGATCGCCGGAAGCGGTTATCGATGGCGTCACCGGCTACGTGGTCAACCCATTCGACAGCGAAGCGTACGCCGACCGCCTAATGCGACTACTGAACGACCGCGAGCACGCACAGACCCTGGGAGAAGCCGGCTATCAGCGGTATAAGGCGCACTTTGTCCTGAACGACCGCGCCGCAGAGCTGGCCGATCACCTAGCCGAGGCTGTCGCTGGAAGACGTTAG
- a CDS encoding glycosyltransferase family 4 protein, with translation MNVGVIAAEMDSSNGWAQMSVSIVSALRQLGVNTRIVAAEGTDADFPILPRLALSKRGILARQLRSLPQVRRALAECDVIHTLVEPFAPLGVLTAGTRPHIMTAAGTYAALPLMRGFPVGRLYRWAFERSSTVCISRYTQTVLARAAPRSASVVIRNGVDAEGLAASAAGLEPFPKAGPVVLFVGAVKERKGTAHLVRAMKQVHSQHPTATCIVAGSLKSEPAYVEALRTEISDLGISDVVRIMGHVDRDDLLRWYKTADILVVPSMNAGWRFEGFGLIYLEAGAFGVPAIGTRECGASDAIDEGETGLLVSQGRVDAELPAAILRVLNDDDLRKKMGRANREKAEHMTWRSVAHQYIDLYEARLKP, from the coding sequence ATGAACGTTGGCGTAATCGCCGCCGAGATGGACTCAAGCAATGGTTGGGCTCAGATGTCGGTGAGTATTGTTTCGGCGCTGCGTCAGTTAGGGGTAAATACGCGGATAGTCGCTGCGGAAGGCACAGATGCCGACTTCCCGATACTACCGCGATTGGCACTCTCGAAGCGCGGGATTTTGGCACGCCAACTGCGCAGCCTGCCGCAGGTTCGGCGAGCCTTAGCGGAATGCGACGTGATCCACACCCTGGTGGAACCGTTTGCGCCGCTCGGTGTACTAACAGCAGGCACACGCCCGCACATTATGACCGCGGCTGGCACGTATGCGGCACTGCCGCTGATGCGCGGCTTTCCAGTCGGCAGGCTTTACAGATGGGCATTCGAGCGTTCATCGACTGTGTGTATCAGCCGCTACACGCAGACGGTTCTGGCGAGGGCGGCCCCGCGCTCGGCTTCGGTCGTTATACGAAACGGGGTCGATGCCGAGGGGTTGGCTGCATCCGCTGCGGGTTTGGAACCGTTTCCGAAGGCCGGCCCGGTTGTTCTATTTGTAGGAGCAGTAAAGGAACGCAAAGGCACAGCCCACCTCGTCCGGGCGATGAAACAAGTCCACAGCCAACACCCGACAGCCACCTGCATAGTCGCCGGTTCGCTAAAGTCGGAGCCTGCCTATGTGGAGGCCCTCCGAACGGAAATCAGCGATCTGGGGATTTCAGATGTGGTGCGCATCATGGGCCACGTTGACCGCGATGATTTGCTCAGGTGGTACAAGACCGCCGATATCCTGGTTGTCCCGTCAATGAATGCAGGATGGCGTTTCGAGGGGTTCGGTTTGATTTATCTCGAAGCGGGGGCATTTGGCGTACCCGCTATTGGCACCCGCGAATGTGGCGCGTCGGATGCAATTGACGAGGGTGAGACGGGACTGCTGGTCTCGCAGGGGCGGGTCGATGCAGAGCTGCCGGCTGCAATTCTGCGTGTGCTCAACGATGACGACCTGCGCAAAAAGATGGGCCGCGCGAATCGCGAGAAGGCCGAACACATGACCTGGAGATCGGTGGCGCACCAGTACATTGACCTGTATGAAGCCAGATTGAAGCCCTGA
- a CDS encoding MBL fold metallo-hydrolase, whose protein sequence is MDITWYGHSCFRLAERGSISIVTDPYSPELGLPPLKLKGDVVTVSHDRPGHAYIDAVKPANSILRGPGEYEIGGVFITGLSMHSVDEERSHRNVGYLIQYGALSVLHLGDLAHVPDQSLIEALGTVNVVLVPVGGGSSLRASTAAEVIALIEPNYIVPMHYMLPELTVLLDPVDKFLKEMGVSRVQEEDILKVTVGNVPEQPQVILLRPQSSGAG, encoded by the coding sequence GTGGACATTACCTGGTACGGACACTCATGTTTCCGACTCGCCGAGCGAGGCAGTATCTCGATTGTCACCGACCCCTACAGCCCTGAACTAGGTCTGCCCCCGCTGAAGCTGAAAGGGGATGTCGTCACGGTTAGCCATGACCGGCCGGGCCACGCTTATATTGACGCGGTGAAGCCGGCAAATTCGATCCTGCGTGGACCTGGCGAATATGAAATCGGGGGGGTATTCATTACCGGCCTGTCAATGCATTCGGTCGATGAAGAACGCTCACACCGCAATGTGGGTTACCTGATTCAATACGGCGCCTTATCGGTGCTGCATCTGGGCGACCTCGCGCATGTACCCGATCAGTCGCTGATTGAAGCGCTGGGGACAGTCAACGTGGTATTGGTTCCGGTTGGCGGCGGTAGCAGCCTGCGCGCAAGCACCGCGGCCGAGGTTATAGCGCTGATTGAGCCGAACTACATTGTTCCAATGCACTATATGCTCCCGGAACTGACGGTCCTGCTCGACCCGGTCGACAAATTCCTGAAGGAAATGGGCGTGAGCCGGGTTCAGGAAGAAGATATACTGAAGGTGACGGTTGGAAATGTGCCGGAACAGCCGCAAGTGATCTTACTCCGCCCGCAGTCAAGCGGCGCTGGATGA
- a CDS encoding SH3 domain-containing protein: protein MIITLAPRDPTPAQALPTETTVPGDATVEAFLPTATQIQPTVPPITALPTISLAEIQSVSVMDVPSRAFAIGAGGGTTFSLPGSVSNPTLFVRNPARPNDYAITDALGQMTVVVNGQAIGLPAPFTGFPVESRANNDRLVTDAAWSPDGRYLAFVIDNINRRDANDGVWWWEVGVSAPVQVMHNCRPGTANCTDYVNASEDPYVDAGWYAKSVVWSPTSDRILARLFMGNYGRDGLIVLPRTFDENYKKTRGTVCKYEFGDWTPDGQRVVVSGRDFAGAVELGTIEPLSCAVVGQVVGFWAQNAVMSGGRMLALGSANGEGTPVAIIDENGTPLTETIGSTPPVEVKWNPSRDTVFVRTSNGESFLASVSGEVRNISGSIGGLAAVNWVQGNLPPAGGIAPIPEGVVEDSEYSPGQQLQVSSTTGGLNLRTQPVIAENVIRYVGNGENVRIIAGPTDAGGVRWWRVRTAFDEEGWIAGAIGASPVLIPAP from the coding sequence GTGATCATCACGCTTGCCCCCCGCGATCCGACCCCGGCGCAGGCGCTGCCGACTGAAACGACGGTGCCAGGAGACGCCACGGTCGAGGCCTTCCTGCCGACCGCAACCCAAATTCAACCCACGGTCCCCCCGATTACAGCTTTGCCGACGATCTCACTTGCGGAGATTCAGAGCGTCAGCGTGATGGACGTTCCGTCGCGTGCTTTCGCGATTGGCGCGGGCGGCGGCACGACGTTCTCGCTGCCCGGAAGCGTCAGCAATCCAACGTTATTCGTGAGAAACCCGGCGCGTCCCAACGACTACGCGATTACCGATGCGCTCGGCCAAATGACAGTTGTTGTCAATGGACAGGCCATAGGATTGCCCGCGCCGTTTACGGGTTTTCCTGTGGAAAGTCGCGCGAATAACGACCGCCTGGTAACCGATGCGGCCTGGTCTCCAGACGGGCGCTATCTGGCGTTTGTGATTGACAATATCAACCGGCGGGATGCGAACGATGGCGTGTGGTGGTGGGAAGTGGGCGTAAGCGCGCCGGTACAGGTCATGCACAACTGCCGGCCTGGGACCGCCAACTGCACGGATTATGTGAATGCGTCCGAAGATCCGTATGTGGACGCTGGTTGGTATGCAAAAAGCGTAGTCTGGTCGCCCACCAGCGACCGGATTTTGGCGCGGCTGTTTATGGGCAATTACGGGCGCGACGGATTGATTGTGCTGCCGCGCACCTTCGATGAGAACTACAAAAAGACCCGCGGTACGGTATGTAAATATGAATTCGGCGATTGGACCCCGGATGGGCAGCGGGTCGTGGTGAGCGGACGCGATTTCGCAGGGGCGGTGGAACTGGGGACGATTGAACCGCTGTCTTGTGCTGTTGTCGGTCAGGTTGTGGGATTTTGGGCCCAGAACGCAGTGATGTCTGGGGGGCGCATGCTTGCGCTTGGGAGCGCGAATGGCGAGGGCACCCCGGTGGCGATCATTGACGAGAATGGCACTCCGCTTACGGAGACGATCGGCAGCACGCCGCCGGTCGAGGTGAAGTGGAACCCATCGCGCGACACGGTATTTGTGCGTACGAGCAATGGCGAGTCGTTTCTTGCCTCGGTTAGCGGCGAAGTCCGAAATATATCGGGAAGCATAGGCGGTCTTGCGGCGGTTAACTGGGTGCAGGGGAACCTGCCGCCGGCGGGTGGCATTGCGCCGATCCCGGAAGGGGTTGTCGAGGACAGCGAATACAGCCCCGGCCAGCAGCTTCAAGTGAGTAGTACGACCGGAGGCCTAAATCTGCGAACACAGCCGGTCATCGCGGAGAACGTAATCCGCTACGTGGGCAACGGTGAAAACGTGCGAATCATCGCGGGTCCAACCGATGCGGGAGGCGTTCGCTGGTGGCGCGTGCGAACAGCCTTCGACGAGGAGGGATGGATTGCCGGAGCGATTGGCGCGAGTCCGGTTCTGATTCCAGCGCCTTGA
- a CDS encoding prolipoprotein diacylglyceryl transferase — translation MLIGLDGPRATLLWWTLPTFMTLLGAAFLACVSLLVWQAREARRPARLVDLALVSLAFALVFARMEHVALNWPHFSANPGEILSIASGGLNAHGAIFGAGMGSTLAARWFNLDRRLWLNAASFALPIFAFAAWWGCAAAGCAYGAEVDNLADYPSFLVWEASGDYLAFAPRYAVQPIGIVLSAFSLVLVTLGTAVGVGGERRAGVSLVLVMTVSFFLGFVRGDPTTYSGGLRVDQWLDALFALAGVLILLAGRKVDVPPA, via the coding sequence ATGCTCATCGGACTTGATGGCCCGCGCGCAACTCTTTTGTGGTGGACGCTTCCCACGTTTATGACATTGCTGGGCGCCGCGTTTCTGGCGTGTGTTTCCCTGCTTGTCTGGCAGGCGCGGGAGGCGCGCCGCCCGGCGCGACTTGTCGATCTGGCGCTTGTGTCTCTGGCGTTCGCGCTCGTATTTGCCCGGATGGAGCATGTTGCGCTCAATTGGCCACACTTTTCGGCCAATCCCGGCGAGATCCTGTCGATCGCGTCAGGAGGGCTGAATGCACACGGTGCGATTTTCGGAGCAGGGATGGGAAGCACGCTAGCCGCCCGCTGGTTCAATCTGGATCGACGGTTGTGGTTAAACGCGGCGAGTTTTGCGCTCCCGATATTCGCATTCGCGGCGTGGTGGGGCTGCGCAGCGGCCGGCTGCGCCTATGGCGCTGAGGTCGACAACCTGGCCGACTATCCCTCGTTTCTGGTCTGGGAAGCGAGCGGGGATTACCTGGCTTTTGCGCCACGTTACGCTGTACAGCCCATAGGCATAGTGCTTTCGGCGTTTTCCCTCGTGCTCGTCACGCTTGGCACGGCTGTGGGGGTTGGTGGAGAGCGGCGCGCTGGCGTATCCCTGGTCTTGGTGATGACCGTCAGCTTCTTTCTGGGCTTTGTGCGGGGAGATCCGACCACCTATTCCGGCGGTTTGCGGGTCGATCAATGGCTCGATGCCCTGTTCGCGCTGGCAGGCGTGCTGATCCTCCTTGCAGGGCGTAAGGTTGACGTACCTCCGGCGTAG
- a CDS encoding phosphotransferase — protein MRTPPPIPSSVIDAAVRAAHAIENPAYTFVRGGEDSWGFNVASPSGAYRLKIYNKATDLEVRLEATFRLHHEKGFTGVVCPIRSGDSSFTFEVAGRRAAIFPYIFGVPASDRVMSTHQRQEVGRMLAGIHRTDLGDLPIPRERFDTYWGDAAQKVLDAVPAALQSDNRYQRATAELLLPLRATLHAEIERFRTSGLAARQARIPNVLCHGDPTSGNILVGSGGIYLIDWDGMCYAPKELDLLHFGDGNPVLHGYADVSGNVALDAGVLGYYQARWNVGEIADFGGRILFEDHTGVQHEHDLAQLRNFLRYSGLDTTDV, from the coding sequence TTGCGGACGCCACCGCCAATCCCGAGTTCGGTTATTGATGCCGCTGTACGAGCGGCACATGCCATCGAGAATCCCGCTTATACCTTTGTGCGTGGAGGCGAAGATTCCTGGGGCTTCAACGTCGCCAGCCCTTCGGGCGCATATCGTCTGAAAATCTACAACAAAGCGACGGACCTCGAAGTGAGGCTCGAAGCGACATTTCGGCTGCACCACGAAAAAGGCTTTACCGGCGTCGTCTGCCCAATTCGTTCCGGTGACTCGTCATTCACATTCGAAGTCGCTGGCCGGCGTGCCGCCATTTTCCCCTACATTTTTGGCGTCCCGGCATCCGACCGGGTGATGAGCACCCATCAGCGCCAGGAAGTGGGCCGGATGCTTGCCGGGATCCACCGGACAGACCTGGGGGATCTGCCGATTCCTCGGGAACGGTTCGATACGTATTGGGGCGACGCGGCACAGAAAGTCCTGGATGCCGTGCCTGCCGCTCTGCAATCAGATAACCGCTATCAGCGCGCCACGGCAGAGCTGCTTCTGCCGCTTAGAGCGACGCTTCACGCGGAGATCGAGCGCTTTAGGACGTCCGGTTTGGCTGCGCGGCAGGCGCGAATTCCGAACGTCCTATGTCACGGCGACCCGACCTCTGGCAACATACTCGTCGGTTCGGGCGGCATCTATCTGATCGATTGGGACGGCATGTGCTACGCCCCAAAGGAATTGGACCTGCTGCACTTCGGTGATGGAAACCCCGTGCTTCACGGCTACGCGGATGTCTCCGGAAATGTCGCGCTCGACGCGGGGGTTCTCGGGTATTATCAGGCCCGTTGGAATGTCGGGGAGATCGCTGATTTTGGCGGACGTATTCTCTTCGAAGACCACACGGGCGTGCAGCATGAACATGACCTCGCCCAATTACGGAATTTCCTGCGCTATAGTGGTCTTGACACCACGGATGTCTGA